Proteins encoded within one genomic window of Spirulina major PCC 6313:
- a CDS encoding BrnT family toxin: protein MEFEWDKVKAQSNQLKHGVSFLEATEVFADPYSAGVHDPDHAQDEDRYLLLGLSLKGSYIVVSLTERADSIRIISARPMTRRERKADE from the coding sequence ATGGAGTTTGAATGGGACAAGGTAAAGGCACAAAGTAACCAACTCAAACATGGTGTCTCATTTTTAGAAGCCACTGAGGTGTTTGCTGATCCGTATTCTGCTGGTGTTCATGATCCGGATCATGCTCAGGATGAGGATCGATATCTACTGTTGGGCCTATCCTTGAAGGGAAGTTATATCGTTGTCTCGTTGACTGAACGGGCAGATTCCATTCGTATTATCTCAGCACGACCGATGACCCGAAGAGAACGCAAAGCCGATGAATAA
- a CDS encoding S1 RNA-binding domain-containing protein, translated as MTSPSSQPSFSMDDFAQALEKESYTFNFERGSVVTGKVFEYTSDGAFVDIGGKAAGFIPIDEIAVTRVSNLEAALPQDEALEFLIIRDQDADGQVILSRRQLAIQQLWQDLEALQDEGKTLEMQVTGSNRGGLMGQVYGLRAFIPRSHLLEPEKQLLSDGKADVLTGQTLVVTCLEVSQERRKLVLSQRNAARTSAMKTIEIGALLEGTVVNLQPYGAFVDVGGLTGLLHVKQISRNTIQAPSTVLSIGQAIKVVVLDVDEQKNRLSFATKVLERYPGELLEKFDAVMADAEERLQAAQTQEDTPPAPAATPEPATPEPEATATPDPAVAEEE; from the coding sequence ATGACCTCTCCCTCATCTCAACCGTCCTTTTCCATGGATGACTTCGCCCAAGCCCTCGAAAAAGAGAGCTACACCTTTAATTTTGAACGGGGGAGTGTTGTCACTGGGAAAGTATTTGAATACACCTCCGACGGCGCGTTTGTGGATATTGGCGGCAAAGCGGCGGGGTTTATTCCCATTGATGAAATCGCGGTGACGCGGGTTTCCAATCTCGAAGCGGCTCTACCCCAAGACGAAGCCTTGGAATTTTTGATCATTCGTGACCAGGATGCCGATGGCCAGGTGATTCTGTCGCGGCGACAATTGGCAATTCAGCAACTCTGGCAGGATTTAGAAGCACTTCAGGATGAGGGGAAAACCCTAGAAATGCAGGTGACGGGGAGTAATCGCGGTGGGCTGATGGGCCAGGTGTATGGGTTGCGGGCGTTTATTCCGCGATCGCACCTCCTCGAACCCGAAAAACAACTGCTCAGCGACGGCAAAGCCGATGTCCTCACTGGCCAAACCCTCGTGGTCACCTGTCTCGAAGTCTCCCAAGAACGCCGTAAACTTGTCCTCTCCCAACGCAACGCCGCCCGCACCAGCGCCATGAAGACCATCGAAATCGGCGCACTCCTAGAGGGAACCGTGGTTAATTTGCAACCCTACGGCGCATTTGTGGACGTGGGAGGGTTAACCGGCCTACTCCATGTCAAGCAAATTAGCCGTAACACCATCCAAGCCCCCAGCACCGTCCTCAGCATCGGTCAGGCGATCAAAGTCGTGGTGCTCGATGTGGATGAGCAGAAAAATCGGCTGTCCTTCGCCACCAAGGTGCTCGAACGCTATCCGGGGGAATTGCTCGAAAAATTTGACGCGGTGATGGCGGACGCAGAAGAACGACTCCAAGCCGCACAAACGCAAGAGGACACCCCGCCCGCACCCGCTGCAACCCCAGAACCCGCTACACCTGAACCGGAAGCGACTGCAACGCCTGACCCCGCTGTCGCAGAGGAGGAATAG
- a CDS encoding D-Ala-D-Ala carboxypeptidase family metallohydrolase, with product MSTLIVNQTTIFKAKPVQSTELSDREKVTVEKGEYGISSADKSGAHYKITLDKAIADQNDWYVFEGHVVISQSGTLVINQDTIFKQKPISSTQLGDEDKLAVSQRELAVKTFTDLGSHLKVELENPLGDRTEWYVFEGHVDTLHIEAYAPPQDPPAPPQPSGKLIRIAGKGQLTTDTPIIPGGNFSWGEATKNGTRLPENERITNNIVNMAARMQEVRDRLGGRSITITSWYRPPAVNRAIGGASRSTHIQGHGVDFVAAGLSPQEVQRQLDPFWRGGLGYGRTFTHLDNRGYRARWNYGS from the coding sequence ATGTCTACCCTAATTGTTAATCAAACGACAATCTTTAAGGCGAAGCCGGTGCAGTCAACGGAGTTGAGTGATCGGGAAAAAGTTACGGTGGAGAAAGGAGAGTACGGGATTAGCAGTGCTGATAAATCAGGGGCGCATTACAAAATCACGTTGGATAAGGCGATCGCTGACCAAAACGACTGGTATGTCTTTGAAGGCCATGTGGTCATTTCCCAGTCCGGAACGCTGGTGATTAACCAAGACACCATCTTCAAACAAAAACCGATTAGCTCTACTCAACTCGGTGATGAGGACAAACTTGCGGTGTCCCAGCGAGAATTAGCGGTGAAAACCTTTACGGATCTGGGGTCACATCTGAAGGTGGAACTGGAAAATCCCTTGGGCGATCGCACCGAGTGGTATGTGTTTGAAGGCCATGTGGACACCCTCCACATCGAAGCCTACGCGCCCCCCCAAGATCCCCCCGCCCCCCCACAACCCAGCGGTAAACTGATTCGGATCGCCGGGAAAGGCCAACTCACCACAGATACACCGATCATCCCTGGGGGGAATTTCTCCTGGGGTGAAGCTACCAAAAACGGGACACGCCTCCCGGAAAATGAACGCATCACTAACAACATTGTCAACATGGCTGCCCGGATGCAAGAGGTGCGCGATCGCCTCGGTGGTCGCTCAATCACGATCACCAGTTGGTATCGTCCGCCTGCGGTCAATCGTGCCATCGGTGGGGCCAGCCGTTCCACCCACATCCAAGGCCATGGGGTTGATTTTGTCGCCGCCGGGTTATCGCCCCAGGAGGTGCAACGCCAACTTGACCCCTTCTGGCGCGGCGGTTTGGGCTACGGTCGCACCTTCACCCACCTGGATAATCGCGGCTATCGCGCCCGGTGGAATTACGGCAGCTAA
- a CDS encoding glycosyltransferase family 4 protein yields the protein MRVVHLNQSDISGGAAIAAFQLHESLRRSQVDSHLWVGAVQSGHPHITPVQRWTWLENQLSRLNRRVSLNYVNLISSFTLDQQACYQRADVLNLHNLHTGYFNYLALPRLTQQKPTVWTLHDMWSLTGHCAYSYDCDRWKIGCGSCPYPQEYPEIEFDSSAWEWQLKRWVYQRSPLEIITPSQWLADQVRQSILAPCPVTVIPNSVDLEQYQPLSAEYCRELLGIPKTASVLLFAVENLGNRRKGGDLLLAALQQLDEATRSNLVLLTFGQGGEGLNPGLKLPMVHLGYVQNARLKAIAYSAADLYLLPTRADNYPLAIQESFACGTPVVSFAVGGVPELVQPGKTGYLAPPEEVADFRRGITTLLGQDLQSYRQSCREFAEQHFQPQDQAQRYLARYHHAIARAQAFKSRRG from the coding sequence ATGAGAGTTGTTCATTTGAATCAGTCTGATATTTCGGGGGGGGCGGCGATCGCAGCCTTTCAACTTCACGAGTCATTGCGGCGATCGCAGGTGGATTCTCACCTCTGGGTGGGGGCTGTGCAGAGTGGGCATCCTCACATCACCCCGGTGCAACGGTGGACGTGGCTTGAAAATCAATTATCGCGGTTGAATCGGCGGGTGAGTTTAAATTATGTCAATTTAATTAGTAGTTTTACACTCGATCAACAGGCTTGTTATCAAAGAGCCGATGTGCTGAATTTACATAATTTACATACGGGATATTTTAATTATTTGGCATTACCGAGGCTGACACAACAAAAACCAACAGTTTGGACGCTCCATGATATGTGGAGTTTAACGGGCCATTGTGCCTATAGCTATGATTGCGATCGCTGGAAAATTGGCTGTGGATCGTGTCCCTACCCCCAGGAATATCCAGAAATTGAATTTGATAGTAGTGCATGGGAATGGCAGTTAAAACGGTGGGTCTATCAGCGATCGCCCCTAGAAATTATCACGCCGAGTCAGTGGTTAGCCGATCAAGTGCGGCAGAGTATTTTGGCTCCTTGTCCGGTGACTGTGATTCCTAATAGTGTGGATTTAGAGCAGTATCAACCCCTTAGTGCGGAGTATTGTCGTGAACTTTTAGGGATTCCGAAAACGGCATCGGTGTTGCTGTTTGCGGTGGAGAATTTGGGTAATCGGCGTAAGGGGGGCGATCTATTATTAGCTGCCTTGCAACAACTCGATGAAGCGACCCGTTCTAATCTGGTGTTGCTGACATTTGGCCAGGGTGGGGAGGGATTGAACCCAGGATTAAAGCTGCCGATGGTGCATCTGGGGTATGTCCAAAATGCGCGGTTAAAAGCGATCGCCTACAGTGCAGCGGATCTCTATCTGCTGCCCACCCGTGCGGATAATTATCCCCTGGCGATTCAAGAAAGTTTTGCCTGTGGTACACCGGTTGTGTCCTTTGCGGTGGGGGGTGTGCCGGAATTGGTGCAGCCGGGCAAAACAGGCTATCTCGCCCCACCGGAAGAGGTGGCGGACTTTCGGCGGGGCATTACAACATTACTGGGGCAAGATCTCCAATCGTATCGACAATCCTGCCGCGAATTTGCTGAACAACACTTTCAACCCCAAGACCAAGCCCAACGCTATCTAGCGCGGTATCACCACGCGATCGCTCGCGCTCAAGCCTTTAAATCTCGTCGGGGATGA
- a CDS encoding dienelactone hydrolase family protein, whose protein sequence is MSALAVKTEAVQVMNGTLAIDAYVAQPTTGGPYPGIIVIQEIFGVNAHIRSLAERLAAEGYVAIAPALYQRTAPGYETGYSPDEVTQGRHYKDQTRADELRSDIQSAIRYLYQLPTVSPTGVGAIGFCFGGHVAYLVATLPNVKATASFYGAGIPTFTPGGGDPTLSHTPDISGTIYAFFGNDDPLIPHEHIDQIAAALQTHQIDHKVFRYDGAGHGFVCDQRDDYNKEAANAAWQNVLELFKSQLSLLS, encoded by the coding sequence ATGTCTGCCCTTGCTGTCAAAACCGAGGCTGTCCAGGTGATGAACGGTACTCTTGCCATTGATGCCTATGTCGCTCAACCCACCACGGGCGGCCCCTATCCGGGCATTATTGTCATTCAAGAAATTTTCGGGGTCAACGCCCATATTCGCAGCCTTGCCGAGCGGTTGGCGGCCGAGGGGTATGTGGCGATCGCCCCCGCCCTCTACCAACGCACCGCCCCCGGCTACGAAACCGGCTACAGCCCCGACGAAGTCACCCAAGGTCGCCACTACAAAGACCAAACCCGCGCCGACGAACTCCGCAGCGACATCCAGAGCGCGATCCGCTACCTCTACCAATTGCCCACCGTCAGCCCCACCGGAGTGGGTGCGATCGGATTTTGCTTCGGTGGTCATGTAGCCTATCTCGTCGCCACATTGCCCAACGTAAAAGCCACCGCCTCATTTTACGGCGCGGGCATTCCCACCTTCACCCCCGGCGGCGGCGACCCCACCCTGAGCCACACCCCCGACATCAGCGGCACGATCTACGCTTTCTTTGGCAACGATGATCCCCTCATTCCCCATGAGCACATCGACCAAATCGCCGCCGCCCTCCAAACCCACCAGATCGACCATAAAGTATTCCGCTACGATGGCGCAGGCCACGGCTTTGTTTGTGATCAACGAGACGACTACAATAAAGAAGCAGCCAACGCCGCCTGGCAAAACGTATTAGAGTTATTTAAATCTCAGTTATCGCTACTGTCATGA
- a CDS encoding DUF1822 family protein: MGNFSSLIFPIPSRHWAIAQLFTSQQANSLKAAQTQLNTLAVLAVHDYLQMLDIATDLTQSDSWNPIMRLMADVADLKIVGQGVVECRPVRWSVDAAARPSHCLVPPEVWSDRDESGVLNRLGYIVVGIDYAQRQATLLGFCATVKQERLPLSRLQSLETFLILLDRLSPVSLSAWLRGEADPVWQDAIALLQRDFQVQAQATLSMAVAMQQQYPWWQRWRDRLLTRRPPEFEPSWALRSALSPPGETAAHPLAPDKIAKAKHLRLGPSEDSPWVTLVVAITPEAQQQIQVVAQLHPVGGDRTLPPNISLSLHESSDVPLSQTKTRSHDQGIQLHPFRVQNGTDFQLRVTLGESTIVEAFTI, translated from the coding sequence ATGGGAAATTTTTCCAGTCTAATTTTTCCAATTCCCTCTCGTCATTGGGCGATCGCCCAATTATTCACCTCGCAACAGGCCAACAGCTTGAAGGCGGCCCAAACCCAACTCAACACCTTAGCCGTCTTGGCGGTTCATGACTATTTGCAGATGCTGGATATTGCCACGGATCTGACCCAAAGCGATAGTTGGAACCCAATCATGCGGCTGATGGCGGATGTCGCCGATCTGAAGATCGTCGGCCAAGGTGTGGTGGAATGTCGGCCGGTGCGATGGTCTGTCGATGCAGCGGCTCGCCCCTCACACTGTCTGGTGCCGCCGGAAGTGTGGAGTGATCGGGATGAGTCTGGGGTGTTGAACCGGCTTGGGTATATTGTGGTGGGGATTGACTATGCTCAACGTCAGGCGACGTTATTGGGGTTTTGCGCCACGGTGAAGCAAGAGCGCTTGCCCTTGAGTCGTTTGCAGTCGCTGGAAACCTTCTTGATCCTGCTGGATCGGTTGAGTCCGGTCTCACTCTCGGCTTGGCTGCGGGGAGAGGCTGACCCGGTTTGGCAAGATGCGATCGCCCTCTTGCAGCGTGATTTCCAGGTTCAGGCCCAAGCCACCCTATCCATGGCGGTGGCCATGCAGCAACAATACCCCTGGTGGCAGCGGTGGCGCGATCGCCTCCTGACCCGCCGCCCCCCTGAGTTTGAACCGTCGTGGGCGCTCCGGAGTGCCTTGAGTCCCCCCGGAGAAACCGCCGCCCATCCCCTCGCCCCCGACAAGATTGCCAAGGCCAAGCACCTCCGCCTCGGGCCATCAGAGGACTCCCCCTGGGTTACCCTCGTCGTGGCAATCACCCCAGAAGCCCAGCAGCAGATTCAGGTGGTCGCTCAACTGCATCCGGTGGGGGGCGATCGCACCTTACCCCCAAACATCTCTCTGTCATTACACGAAAGCAGCGACGTTCCACTCTCACAAACCAAAACCCGCAGTCACGATCAAGGCATTCAGCTTCACCCGTTCCGCGTCCAGAACGGCACAGACTTTCAACTCCGGGTAACATTGGGAGAGTCTACCATTGTAGAAGCATTCACGATTTGA
- a CDS encoding GntR family transcriptional regulator: protein MANTVQFHIQTDSDIPASRQLFDQIQFAIASRQYPPGHRLPSTRQLAQITGLHRNTVSKVYRQLEDTGLVESQAGSGIYVKPQGHEGGTSLRSPILEKYPDAYKLIQQSLDNLLTQGCTLSQARELFLSEIDWRLRCSARVLVTVPARDLGAGELMVQELEASLQMPVQLVPLEELPTVLTQTHSGTVVTSRYFIKEAEDIAAPRSVRVIPVDICDYTKELTLMKTLPKNTTLGLVSLSTGILNIAETLAHSLRGDDILVISAQVEDTYKLNALIRSSQTILSDKASYEIVKQAILKLRDELIRHPELVRSENYIGEKSINLLKRELGIG, encoded by the coding sequence ATGGCTAATACGGTGCAGTTTCACATTCAGACGGATAGCGATATTCCGGCTTCGCGGCAATTGTTCGACCAAATCCAATTTGCGATCGCATCCCGTCAATATCCCCCCGGACATCGACTCCCCAGTACCCGCCAACTCGCCCAAATCACCGGCCTGCACCGCAACACCGTCAGCAAAGTCTATCGCCAACTCGAAGACACCGGCCTCGTGGAATCCCAAGCCGGGTCGGGAATTTACGTCAAACCCCAAGGCCACGAAGGCGGCACGAGTTTGCGATCGCCCATCCTCGAAAAATACCCCGATGCCTACAAACTGATCCAACAAAGCCTCGACAACCTCCTCACCCAAGGCTGCACCCTCTCCCAAGCCCGCGAACTCTTCCTCTCCGAAATTGACTGGCGGCTCCGCTGTAGTGCCCGCGTCCTCGTCACCGTCCCCGCCCGCGACCTCGGAGCCGGAGAACTGATGGTACAAGAACTCGAAGCCTCCCTGCAAATGCCCGTCCAACTCGTCCCCCTCGAAGAACTCCCCACCGTCCTCACTCAAACCCATTCCGGCACCGTCGTCACCAGTCGCTACTTCATCAAAGAAGCCGAAGACATCGCCGCCCCCCGCTCCGTCCGCGTCATCCCCGTCGATATCTGCGACTACACCAAAGAACTCACCCTGATGAAGACCCTGCCCAAAAATACCACCCTAGGCCTCGTCAGCCTCAGCACCGGCATCCTCAACATCGCCGAAACCCTCGCCCACAGCCTGCGCGGTGACGACATCCTCGTCATTTCCGCCCAAGTGGAAGACACCTACAAACTCAACGCCCTGATCCGCAGTTCCCAAACCATCCTGTCCGACAAAGCCAGCTACGAAATCGTCAAACAAGCCATCCTCAAACTCCGCGACGAACTGATCCGCCACCCCGAACTCGTCCGCAGTGAAAACTATATCGGCGAAAAATCGATCAACCTCCTCAAACGTGAATTGGGCATCGGGTAG
- a CDS encoding ABC transporter ATP-binding protein, translated as MTDWAIRVDNLGKKYTIRHQRQHQTLRHALTDSLRNLKRGRSHHPAAPTQEEFWALNNISFTIQQGDRVGIIGRNGAGKSTLLKLLSRITEPTTGKIHLRGRVASLLEVGTGFHPELTGRENIFLNGSILGMERQEILKKFDEIVAFAEVERFLDTPVKRYSSGMYVRLAFAVAAHLETEILIIDEVLAVGDAKFQEKCLGKMKNVQREGRTVIFVSHQMGMINQLCNHAFFLDNGVLVEENIPSIIIQNYLNHIHQEQNNRFFKAKKNNQDIQIISAETASQSGQSKVQFSHDEGIILKINVYVLHPVENATIGVLLKDYQGRNVFTTQYNLENSQKQSTELQASMKIPGMFLRPGRYSFLAAVHVPNIREIDCVEEICSFMIFDIGSEFSIYSDQSDQGCVFANCQWNIHETSVIV; from the coding sequence ATGACCGATTGGGCGATCCGCGTTGACAACCTTGGCAAAAAATACACCATTCGTCACCAACGTCAACATCAAACCCTCCGTCATGCCCTCACCGACAGCCTGCGAAACTTGAAACGAGGGCGATCGCACCATCCAGCCGCCCCCACCCAAGAAGAATTTTGGGCCCTGAATAACATTTCCTTCACGATTCAGCAAGGCGATCGCGTCGGCATCATCGGCCGCAACGGAGCCGGCAAATCCACCCTCCTCAAACTCCTCAGCCGCATCACCGAACCCACCACCGGCAAAATTCACCTCCGGGGTCGCGTCGCCAGCCTCCTCGAAGTCGGCACCGGCTTTCACCCCGAACTCACCGGCCGCGAAAACATCTTTCTCAACGGCTCCATCCTCGGCATGGAACGCCAAGAAATCCTCAAGAAATTTGACGAAATCGTCGCCTTCGCCGAAGTCGAACGCTTCCTCGACACCCCCGTCAAACGCTACTCCTCCGGCATGTACGTCCGCCTCGCCTTCGCCGTCGCCGCCCACCTCGAAACCGAAATCCTGATCATCGACGAAGTCCTCGCCGTCGGCGATGCAAAATTTCAAGAAAAATGCCTAGGAAAAATGAAAAATGTCCAGCGAGAGGGACGCACTGTTATTTTTGTTAGTCACCAAATGGGAATGATCAATCAACTTTGCAATCATGCCTTTTTTCTAGATAATGGTGTCTTAGTAGAAGAAAACATACCTAGTATTATTATTCAAAACTACCTAAATCATATCCATCAAGAACAAAACAATCGATTCTTTAAGGCAAAAAAGAATAACCAAGATATTCAAATTATATCCGCAGAAACTGCAAGTCAGTCTGGACAGTCTAAAGTTCAGTTTAGTCATGATGAAGGTATTATTTTAAAAATCAATGTTTATGTCTTGCATCCTGTAGAGAATGCAACAATCGGTGTATTACTAAAAGATTATCAAGGGCGCAATGTTTTTACAACTCAATACAACTTAGAAAATTCCCAGAAACAGTCCACTGAACTACAAGCCAGCATGAAAATACCTGGAATGTTTTTAAGGCCCGGACGGTACTCATTCTTAGCAGCAGTCCATGTTCCAAACATTCGTGAAATTGATTGTGTTGAGGAAATCTGTAGTTTTATGATCTTCGATATTGGCTCAGAGTTCTCGATTTATAGTGATCAATCAGACCAAGGATGTGTCTTTGCAAACTGTCAATGGAATATTCACGAAACCTCCGTGATTGTGTAA
- a CDS encoding methyl-accepting chemotaxis protein — protein sequence MIMKVLASRSFSSFNLNIGTRLGLSYGLITCVLVGLSGYTVQSMNRLSLLTNQLYDHPFTVSTTVLKLESTIVKMHRSMKDVALANSEAEIDAAADQVDRLEAEVLDEFTILFDRFLGDASEIEALQRNFLGWKPIRDRVIQLRKAGQIAEAAAITKGEGAVYVNELLRDTQAFTDFANNKAQEFVEDAERQRLQSLRWTVGLVLMVVVAAALAVVTTRSITRSLREAIALNDRLASGDLNVSIGTNRQDEIGQLLTSMDRMVRQLQGIVSRVKLSSEAVFARSQGMSASATQMSSGAAEQAAATQQASKSIEHMIETIQANTNHAEETQAIASQAATDAETTRHAILAVIEVMHTIIQKISVVEEIAVQTNMLALNASIEAARSQDGTNGFKVVALEIRKLAERTRNAAADINQLAGSSVSSVSQAETMLNQLMPSIQNTATFVQKISNGSREQLQGSTQINQAIGQLDLVTQQNSEVASMLFRTAQDLAEQATELQAAIAFFQIQSAR from the coding sequence ATGATTATGAAAGTTCTTGCCTCACGTTCCTTTTCGAGCTTCAACTTGAATATTGGAACCCGTTTGGGGTTGAGTTACGGTTTGATTACCTGTGTTTTGGTGGGGCTAAGTGGATATACGGTTCAGAGTATGAATCGGTTGTCACTATTGACGAATCAATTGTACGATCATCCGTTTACGGTGAGCACAACGGTTCTGAAGTTGGAGTCTACTATTGTTAAGATGCACCGTTCGATGAAGGATGTGGCGCTGGCGAATTCCGAGGCGGAGATTGATGCGGCGGCGGATCAGGTGGATCGATTGGAGGCGGAGGTTTTGGATGAGTTTACGATCCTTTTCGATCGCTTCTTGGGCGATGCCAGTGAGATTGAGGCTCTCCAGCGCAATTTTTTGGGATGGAAACCCATTCGCGATCGCGTCATTCAACTCCGGAAGGCGGGTCAGATAGCAGAAGCGGCAGCGATTACGAAGGGGGAAGGGGCGGTCTATGTGAATGAACTCCTGCGTGATACTCAGGCGTTTACTGATTTTGCAAACAATAAAGCGCAAGAGTTTGTGGAAGATGCAGAACGGCAGCGGCTGCAAAGTTTGCGCTGGACTGTGGGGCTGGTGTTGATGGTGGTGGTGGCTGCTGCTTTGGCGGTGGTGACGACTCGTTCAATTACACGATCGCTCCGGGAGGCGATCGCCCTCAATGATCGGTTAGCGTCGGGTGATCTCAATGTCAGTATTGGCACGAATCGCCAAGACGAGATTGGTCAATTGTTGACATCGATGGATCGGATGGTGCGTCAATTGCAGGGCATTGTGTCGCGGGTGAAGTTGTCATCGGAGGCAGTATTTGCACGGAGTCAAGGGATGAGTGCCAGTGCGACCCAAATGTCATCGGGAGCAGCGGAACAGGCGGCGGCGACCCAGCAAGCATCAAAGTCCATTGAACATATGATTGAAACGATCCAAGCGAATACGAACCACGCGGAGGAGACGCAGGCGATCGCCAGTCAAGCGGCGACGGATGCGGAGACGACGCGCCACGCCATCTTAGCGGTGATTGAGGTGATGCACACGATTATCCAAAAGATTTCGGTGGTGGAGGAGATTGCGGTGCAGACGAATATGTTGGCGTTGAATGCCAGTATTGAGGCGGCGCGATCGCAGGATGGCACGAATGGCTTTAAGGTGGTGGCGCTAGAGATTCGCAAGTTGGCAGAACGAACGCGCAATGCGGCGGCGGATATTAATCAACTGGCGGGATCGAGTGTGAGCAGTGTCAGCCAAGCGGAAACCATGCTCAATCAGTTGATGCCGAGTATTCAAAACACGGCTACTTTTGTGCAAAAAATTAGCAATGGAAGTCGTGAACAGTTACAAGGATCGACGCAGATTAATCAGGCCATCGGTCAATTGGATTTAGTGACCCAACAAAATTCAGAGGTGGCGAGTATGTTGTTTCGCACGGCTCAGGATTTGGCGGAGCAGGCGACCGAATTACAGGCGGCGATCGCATTTTTCCAAATCCAATCGGCCCGATGA
- a CDS encoding class I SAM-dependent methyltransferase, protein MIKSPLNNYGHVKKIASFEVNELIEAWQKKYAINITQEIKSQDELILYECQDSKIRFFEPLNLTGSGEFYEQLQKFHWYYVPKKWEYGIAIKDLTNCQSILEVGCGEGAFIEQLQKYHNADIQGVDLNPKAVKIAQKKQLPVVQQDIKEIAQEKVEYFDAICAFQVLEHLGQPQEFLSLTMNLLRPGGLLLISVPNCDSFMRDAQDDLLNMPPHHLTHWNTESLFYLTKIFPIQMKHVNKEPLALYHVDFYIDVLLKRLQRKGFSKRLTTQILHRLLKPLLQTFSSLRHLIVGHTLYVCYQKHE, encoded by the coding sequence ATGATAAAAAGTCCGCTCAATAACTATGGTCATGTCAAGAAAATTGCTTCTTTTGAAGTCAATGAGTTAATTGAAGCCTGGCAAAAAAAGTATGCAATAAATATTACACAAGAAATAAAATCTCAAGATGAATTAATACTCTATGAATGTCAAGATAGCAAGATCAGATTTTTTGAGCCATTGAACTTAACAGGATCAGGTGAGTTTTACGAACAACTTCAAAAATTTCATTGGTATTATGTTCCTAAAAAGTGGGAATATGGTATTGCCATTAAAGATTTAACTAACTGTCAATCTATTTTAGAAGTCGGATGTGGAGAAGGTGCCTTCATTGAACAACTTCAAAAATACCATAATGCTGATATTCAAGGGGTTGATCTCAATCCAAAGGCAGTAAAAATTGCACAGAAAAAGCAATTACCAGTGGTACAGCAAGATATCAAGGAAATAGCTCAAGAAAAAGTAGAATATTTTGATGCGATTTGTGCATTTCAAGTACTTGAACATCTAGGCCAACCTCAAGAGTTTTTGAGTCTTACTATGAATTTATTGCGCCCTGGTGGATTACTTCTCATTTCAGTTCCTAACTGTGATTCATTTATGCGTGATGCTCAAGATGATCTTTTAAACATGCCTCCGCACCATTTAACTCACTGGAATACAGAGTCTTTATTTTATTTGACTAAGATTTTTCCGATTCAAATGAAACATGTTAATAAAGAACCTCTTGCTCTATATCATGTGGATTTTTACATTGATGTTTTACTCAAACGGTTACAGAGAAAAGGGTTCTCAAAAAGGTTAACGACTCAGATTTTGCATCGGCTCTTGAAACCTTTATTACAGACTTTTTCAAGTTTACGTCACTTGATTGTGGGACACACTCTCTATGTTTGTTACCAAAAGCATGAGTAG
- a CDS encoding class I SAM-dependent methyltransferase, translated as MPELLNSFDVVYHSQVLEHFPKEKASFFMSECFRVLKPGGIIRVVVPDLENIVNEYIKCLNENLSNSNKYSEANYDWILLELYDQTVRNYSGGQMVEFLRQPELINEDYIVNRIGYLGKSIRDYYVATEINEIQTSYWKRVVKKIKKNSLDVFRKYLIPKTKSEFYSEAYKVGSFRLGGEVHMWMYDRFSLSRLLDKCGFKCIEIQTPHSSSIPEWSEYELDVKNDIIFDPTSLFMEAQKPMHS; from the coding sequence TTGCCTGAGCTACTTAATTCTTTTGATGTCGTTTATCATTCTCAAGTGTTAGAGCATTTCCCCAAGGAAAAAGCATCCTTTTTCATGAGTGAATGTTTTCGTGTCCTTAAACCAGGAGGAATAATTAGAGTAGTGGTTCCTGATTTGGAAAATATTGTTAATGAGTATATAAAGTGCCTTAATGAAAATCTGAGTAATTCTAATAAATATTCAGAAGCAAACTATGATTGGATTTTACTAGAACTATATGATCAGACTGTCAGAAATTATAGTGGAGGTCAGATGGTTGAGTTTTTACGACAACCTGAGCTTATTAATGAGGACTATATTGTAAATCGCATTGGGTATCTGGGTAAAAGTATTAGAGATTATTATGTAGCAACTGAAATTAATGAAATACAAACATCTTACTGGAAAAGAGTTGTAAAAAAAATAAAAAAAAATTCATTAGATGTATTTAGAAAATATTTAATTCCAAAAACAAAAAGTGAATTTTATTCAGAAGCTTACAAAGTTGGCTCATTCCGATTAGGAGGAGAAGTTCACATGTGGATGTATGATCGATTCTCTCTTTCACGACTATTAGATAAATGTGGATTTAAGTGTATTGAAATTCAAACTCCTCATAGCAGTAGCATTCCTGAATGGAGTGAATATGAATTAGATGTCAAAAATGACATCATATTTGATCCTACATCTCTATTTATGGAAGCTCAAAAACCGATGCACTCATAA